One Mycolicibacterium sp. TUM20985 genomic window, GGGTCGGTCATGTCGTAGGAGACGCGTTCGGCGAACGGCCCGTCCCGCCACGTGCCGTGCGCCCAGGACGAATCGCCGCCGTATCCGGAACCAAAGGCGATGGGAGTGAACAACTTCGACTCGACGTCGAGTTGGAGTCGCTCTCCGGACCGGGTCATCATCTCGACGTGCGCGCCGTGCGGGATTCGGGTGCCGGGTGTGTAGTGGATCGTCGCCCGCACGCCGTCGAGCTGTTCGACCCTGCCATCTCGCCAACGTCGGGTGCAGTCGTAGAGGCTGCGGTGGCCGTCCGGGTCCTCCTGAATGATCAGGAAGAGCTGGTAGTCGTCGAACGCCAGCGGTAGGTACAGCCACCACATTCCGCCGAACGCGGTGTCTGGCCGGCCAGCAGGCTCCGCCTCTCCGATGGGCCGGATGCCCCACGACCTGTCCCGACTGCCCACCGAGGTGGTCGTGTCGACGTTCAGGCGGTCACCGTCGACGTCGATCCACCCCTCCCATGTGCCCAGCTGAGCAAAACGGCACGCCTGCAACGTAACTCGCCGTTCCGAATGCATCTCGTGTGGATGCTCCAGGGCGGCGGAGAACAGGCCGCGCCACCTGAGGTCGGCCGAGATGCCCTCGGTGTCGGCGACGGTCAGATGCAATTCCTGCAGCGGTTCGACGACCTCGAGCCGGTAGCCGTTGACGTTCTGGTGGAGACGATCCCCGTCGATCGCGTCGCTGAAGCGGACGGCGGTCTGCGTGTCCCCGCGCCGGATGACCACGTAGGCGTCCTTCACGCCCAGCCGGGGGTAGTAACCGATACCCGTCAGCGCCATGAATTCGCCGTTGCGATCGAGCACGTTGAAGTACGAGCGATCGTAGAAGTTGCGATCCGAGGTGGCCGGGGCGCTGATGGGCACCGGCGCCTGGTGGATCGGGTACTCGTCGAGCGGACTCAGGTACACGCGGCTTCTCCAAGATTAGATACGATGCGAGTTATATTGAAATTATGAGAACAGATCGGCCGAGGGATGACAAGGGACCAAACCGGTCACCCCCGGGGCGACCGCGCGACGGCAAGATCGATGCCGCGATCGTGGAAGCTACCCGGGAGCTCCTGTTGGAGACGGGTTATCCCGCGCTCTCACTGTCCGCGATCGCGGCCCGCGCGGGGACCACGACGGCGGCGATCTACCGGCGCTGGTCGGGCAAGGCCCAACTCGTCCACGAGGCGATCCTCCCGGCCGAGGTAATGGCCATGCCGAGTGCCTCCGGGGACGTCGAGGGGGACATCCGGGCCTTGGTGGAGGCGACGCGCACGATGTTCGACCGCCCGGAAGTCCGGATCGCCCTACCGGCGTTGATCGCCGATACGGTCGCTGATCCCGATGTGCACAGCAGAATGACCTCTCGTTTCGCCGGCAGTCTCGCCACTTTTCGCACCAGGCTCGACCAGCCCGATGACGACGGCGACCTGCCCCTGCTCGCGGAGGTCGTCGTCGGCAGTGCGATCTTCCGCATCATCGTGCGGCACGATGCACCGTTGGACGCGGCATGGGTGGACGACCTGACCAAACTGGTCACTGCCGGCTGGTCCTCGATGTCGGGTGGTTCCTCGTCCCCGTCGTAGGACGTCGATTCAGGGCACCCGGGTGAGCAGAACGTCGACGGGGTGGGGCAGTATCCCGGGTCGGCCGGGCAGCGAGATGTCACGCAGGTAGTCGAGCAACCACTCGCGCGCGTCCGGTCCAAGCGCGCGCGAACGCGCGCCGATGAGGAAGTCCAGCACGGCCTCTCCACGCCCCAGCGGATCGTTGAGCGCGTCGCGGGCATCGAGGTGTCCGACGATGGTCTCGGTGCGTGTGGACAGGCCGCGCAGCTCGAGCTCCTCGTGAACGTCCTCGGCGAACCACGGCTTGAGTCCAGCCCATGGGCACAGCAGCTCGGTCAGCGCGCACAGCGGCTGCAGCGGCGCGATGGCGGCCAGCAGCAGACCGCCGGGTCTGACCATGCTCAATCCGTGGTCTAGCGCCGCCGACAGGTCCTCGACGTAGTACAGCGAGTGGACGAAGTGCACCAGATCGGCGGGATGGCCGGCGTCGTGGTCGGCGAAATCG contains:
- a CDS encoding TetR-like C-terminal domain-containing protein; the protein is MRTDRPRDDKGPNRSPPGRPRDGKIDAAIVEATRELLLETGYPALSLSAIAARAGTTTAAIYRRWSGKAQLVHEAILPAEVMAMPSASGDVEGDIRALVEATRTMFDRPEVRIALPALIADTVADPDVHSRMTSRFAGSLATFRTRLDQPDDDGDLPLLAEVVVGSAIFRIIVRHDAPLDAAWVDDLTKLVTAGWSSMSGGSSSPS
- a CDS encoding methyltransferase, whose product is MTVMGPPLPLDGLRAQILDRPALPALSPERYAHTHALYEAASDQRPRLQSWLTTALPPMLGESDPLRVVGVGVGDGSIDAPLAAALAADGRRVRYTGVEPHPPSAAQFAAKLNAMEELTLTPTVVIGDFADHDAGHPADLVHFVHSLYYVEDLSAALDHGLSMVRPGGLLLAAIAPLQPLCALTELLCPWAGLKPWFAEDVHEELELRGLSTRTETIVGHLDARDALNDPLGRGEAVLDFLIGARSRALGPDAREWLLDYLRDISLPGRPGILPHPVDVLLTRVP